In Nocardia higoensis, the DNA window GTACCGCGCGACCGAAGTGGGTACGCGGTGCGGTGACACGGGCTGCCGCGGCGGCCGCGCGATCCGCGTCCATGCGGCTGAAGCACCGCGTCGCTGCGGTTTACATTAAACTTACTCTGGAGTAAGTTAATTGTCGACACCGCACCCCGCGAATGTGGTCGCAGCCGCAAGATCGACTCCCCGCGAGACGATTCCGCCCCGGCCCGACCCGAACGCCCGTGCGAGCGGGGCGCCACCACACCGGCTACAACGAGAGAGAAAAGGGAGGAACTGTGGCAGCCAAGAGCAAGGGTGCACCCAACCTCTACGGATCGTTCGTCCACTCCGCCCCCGGTCACTTCCTGGCGAGCAAGCTGGGCCTGCCCCAGCCGGAAACGCTGCGCCGCTATACCCCGGGTGAGCCCGCCCTGCCCGGTCCGGTGCTGCTCGGCGGCAAGGGCCGGGTCGTCGAGCCGCTGCGCGAGCTGCTGAGCGACTACGAGATCGCCGACGCGCCCGCCCAAGGCGTCAAGTACGGCGCGCTCGTCTTCGACGCCACCGGCATCGGTGCCATCGAGGACCTCTCCCAGCTCTACGAGTTCTTCCAGCCCGCCATGCGCAGCGTCGCGCCCTCCGGCCGTCTCGTGGTCATCGGCACCACGCCGGAACTGGCCGCGAGCGTCGAGGAGCAGATCGCCCAGCGGGCGCTCGAGGGCTTCACCCGCTCGGTCGGCAAGGAACTGCTGCGCGGCGCCACCGCCCAGCTGGTCTACCTGCATCCCGAGGCCGCGACCGGCGCGACCGGCCTGGAGTCGACGCTGCGCTTCCTGCTCTCGGCCAAGTCCGCCTTCGTCTCCGGCCAGGTCATCCGGGTCGGCAAGGACGACGCCACCGCGCCCGCCGATTGGGCCAAGCCGCTGGCGGGCAAGGTCGCCGTGGTCACCGGCGCCGCGCGCGGCATCGGCGCGACCATCGCCGAGGTCTTC includes these proteins:
- a CDS encoding 3-oxoacyl-ACP reductase, which produces MAAKSKGAPNLYGSFVHSAPGHFLASKLGLPQPETLRRYTPGEPALPGPVLLGGKGRVVEPLRELLSDYEIADAPAQGVKYGALVFDATGIGAIEDLSQLYEFFQPAMRSVAPSGRLVVIGTTPELAASVEEQIAQRALEGFTRSVGKELLRGATAQLVYLHPEAATGATGLESTLRFLLSAKSAFVSGQVIRVGKDDATAPADWAKPLAGKVAVVTGAARGIGATIAEVFARDGATVIVADIPAAGDALSETANKVGGTALALDVTAPDAADKLAAFVAERFGGLDIIVHNAGITRDKLLANMDDARWNAVIGVNLAAPYRITEALVAKGVLKEGGRVIDVSSIAGIAGNRGQTNYGASKAGVIGMVQAEAPKLAEKGITINAVAPGFIETAMTAAIPVGTREAGRLMSSLLQGGQTVDVAEAIAYFASPGSNAVNGNVVRVCGQAMLGA